The following are encoded together in the Juglans microcarpa x Juglans regia isolate MS1-56 chromosome 2D, Jm3101_v1.0, whole genome shotgun sequence genome:
- the LOC121249823 gene encoding 14-3-3-like protein D: MASRDNFVYIAKLAEQAERYDEMVDAMKKVANLDVELTVEERNLLSVGYKNVIGARRASWRILSSIEQKEEARGNEVNVKRIKEYRQKVESELTDICNDIMTVVDEHIIPSAAAGESTVFYHKMKGDYYRYLAEFKTGNEKKEAADHSMKAYETATTAAEGDLPPTHPIRLGLALNFSVFYYEIMNSPERACHLAKLAFDEAISELDTLSEESYKDSTLIMQLLRDNLTLWTSDLPEDGATEDAQKINGTTKAGAVENAE, encoded by the exons ATGGCTTCCCGCGACAACTTCGTCTACATCGCTAAGCTCGCCGAGCAGGCCGAGCGCTACGATG AGATGGTGGACGCAATGAAGAAGGTTGCAAACCTTGATGTTGAGTTGACAGTTGAAGAGAGGAACTTGCTCTCTGTTGGATACAAGAATGTTATAGGTGCTCGTAGAGCATCATGGAGGATCCTATCATCAATAGAGCAGAAAGAAGAGGCAAGAGGAAATGAAGTAAACGTGAAGCGGATCAAAGAGTACAGACAAAAGGTCGAATCAGAGCTAACTGATATTTGCAATGACATAATGACAGTGGTTGATGAGCATATTATTCCTTCAGCTGCTGCTGGCGAATCAACTGTGTTTTACCATAAGAT GAAAGGAGATTATTACCGATATCTTGCAGAATTCAAGActggaaatgaaaagaaagaggcTGCTGATCACTCAATGAAAGCTTATGAG ACTGCTACCACTGCAGCTGAGGGTGATTTGCCCCCTACACATCCCATCCGATTGGGTCTGGCTTTGAATTTCTCAGTCTTCTATTATGAGATCATGAATTCACCTGAGAG GGCCTGCCACCTTGCAAAACTAGCTTTTGATGAAGCTATCTCAGAGCTTGACACCCTCAGTGAGGAGTCATACAAAGATAGCACCTTAATTATGCAGCTGCTTAGGGACAACCTCACTTTGTGGACTTCGGACCTCCCGGAGGATGGAG